Proteins encoded in a region of the Planococcus citri chromosome 1, ihPlaCitr1.1, whole genome shotgun sequence genome:
- the LOC135834592 gene encoding uncharacterized protein LOC135834592, with protein MNNYNKMDNQAPLRTCEKCMCKITYKNYARHLKTKKHNEVKINVKELKTELKWYGMKNVDKMKKSDLLVNKDKIKAINIDREKLLKLSKKKLIEFIQDNNFNINKQLRKDQIVERLLDFHSNKTLPLPKWEFVDENFKSRHAQFDMKNNWDIKDMSKFLHFMKKHVSSLLQEWMKKHSGIKVNFCVSATYVDTRDETKIAYKHLQTKNDRITNRSELTNGISTLMKSVLDRHENIIDELTGSPWRIISINSFRVNINKYDPLRASSYIDLPKILKDKKAIINVKNTDNKCFLWSLLACLYPAKDNPQEIIKYKAYEKTFDKALKDIEFPMKIKDIEKFENKVNELKLVEGGLSINVYHHDDRYKIYPLHITKEEKTKHVDLLYLCEESNDRNTHYCWIKDLTKLIKSQLTKNTQKIHFLCKRCLCHFYSEVKYLEHRESCKVHDPVAVKLPLKSDNICEFTNYNRSMKIPFTIIADFECILRKLEKTKVEEDAKTQKIQEHVPISCVYYILYENGEISENMFEYFGSNTPQVLCEKLSEDAYHDDQTLTDRLEKLELDLKEKLDDEEKNKKKVQDHDHITGEYRGAAHSLCNLNYNVPSFIPVLFHNFSGYDSHLLVKEFAGTTDNLKLIPNNEESYISFSKVVKFQHYSGKEGKIELRFLDSYKFLSEPLSKLAKNLEMCHFKNLKKWFDNTVPPGNDSLFNLLTEKLAYPYDYMDSLEKYDEEELPSRGNFYNSLNDEHVDEQEFLRAQKIWEHFNIKNLKEFTMLYNKIDVLLLADVIENFRKTALEIYKLDPLWYYTTPGFAWDCMLKTTKQKLELITDVNMLYMFENAKRGGISQCSNRYEKANHKYMGEKFDKNKESTFIQYLDANNLYGWAMSKHLPYGGFWWANPNDFTYSRILKMRDNQSKGYLFEVDLSYPETLHDYHSDLPYCAENIIDENRLPKLFTTLYDKKKYVLHYLNLRQALEAGLKLEKIHRVIQFNQSDWMKVYIDKNTKHRQNAKNEFEKDFFKLMNNSVFGRTMMNVRNHVDIKLISEGKKYTKLKREYKNDVKLLYTDTDSLILSIKTPDFYSDMKGMIDEFDTSDYPENNIYGIPQVNKKVIGKFKDEMKGKSIEEFIGLASKLYSIKVFEEDEKKRAKGVKKHGRNQVIFPI; from the exons atgaataactaTAATAAAATGGATAACCAAGCACCTTTAAGAACATGTGAGAAGTGTATgtgtaaaattacatacaagaactatgccagacatttaaaaacaaagaaacacaaTGAAGTCAAGATTAATGTGAAAGAATTAAAGACGGAATTGAAGTGgtatggaatgaaaaatgttgataaaatgaaaaaatcagatttgttagtgaacaaagataaaatcaaggctattaatattgatagagaaaaattgttgaaattatcaaaaaagaaattgattgaGTTTATTCAGGATaacaatttcaatattaataaaCAGTTGAGAAAAGATCAAATAGTAGAAAGGTTACTcgattttcactcaaataaaACATTACCTCTGCCCAAATGGGAAtttgtggatgaaaattttaaatcaagacatgctcaatttgatatgaaaaataactgGGATATTAAAGATAtgtcaaagtttttacattttatgaaaaaacatgttagttctttacttcaagaatggatgaaaaagcatagtggtattaaagtgaatttttgtgtttctgcAACTTATGTAGACACTcgagatgaaacaaaaattgcatacaaacaTTTGCAAACTAAGAATGATAGAATTACTAATAGAAGTGAATTaacaaatggaatttcaactttaatgaagagtgtacttgatagacatgaaaatatcattgatgAATTAACAGGTAGTCCATGGCGAATAATATCAATCAATAGTTTTAGagtaaatataaacaaatatGACCCGCTTAGAGCAAGTTCCTATAttgatcttccaaaaattttaaaagataagaaagcaattataaatgttaaaaatactgataataaATGCTTTTTATGGTCACTTTTAGCATGTTTATATCCTGCAAAAGATAATCCACAAGAAATAATAAAGTACAAAGCatatgagaaaacttttgataaagctttgaaagatattgaatttccgatgaaaattaaagacatagagaaatttgaaaataaagtgaatgaattgaaattggtaGAAGGTGGATTATCTATTAATGTTTATCATCATGATGatcgttataaaatttatccCTTACATATTACtaaagaagagaaaacaaaacatgttgatttattgtatttatgtgAAGAGAGTAATGATAGAAATACTCACTACTGTTGGATTAAGGATctaacaaaattgattaaaagtcaattaaccaaaaacactcaaaaaatacattttttgtgcaaaaggtgcctttgtcatttttacagtgAAGTTAAATATTTAGAACATAGAGAAAGCTGTAAAGTACACGATCCAGTTGCAGTAAAACTTCCTCTTAAAAGTGATAACATTTGTGAATTTACAAACTATAATCGATCAATGAAAATTCCTTTCACAATAATAGCTGATTTTGAGTGTATacttagaaaacttgaaaaaactaaagtaGAGGAAGAtgctaaaacacaaaaaattcaagagcacGTACCAATTAGTTgtgtttattacattttatatgagaatggagaaatatcagagaacatgtttgaatattttggaagtaaTACCCCTCAagtattgtgtgaaaaattatcagaagatgCA tatcatGATGATCAAACACTGACTGATAGACTAGAGAAATTagaattagatttgaaagagaaattagatgatgaagaaaaaaataaaaagaaagttcagGATCATGACCATATAACAGGTGAATATAGAGGTGCAGCTCATAGTCTTTGCAACTTGAATTACAATGTACCTAGTTTCATACCCGTCTTGTTTCACAACTTTTCTGGTTATGATTCCCACTTATTAGTCAAAGAATTTGCTGGAACTACAGataatttaaaactaattcCAAATAATGAGGAATCTTACATCAGcttctcaaaagttgtaaagtttcAACACTATTCAGGAAAAGAGGGTAAAATAGAACTTAGATTTTTAGATTCATACAAATTTCTATCTGAACCACTTTCtaaattggctaaaaacttggaaatgtgtcatttcaaaaatttaaagaaatggtTTGATAATACAGTACCACCTGGAAAtgattcattgttcaatttgttgactgaaaaattggcttaCCCTTACGATTATATGgactcattagaaaaatatgatgagGAAGAGTTACCATCTAGGGGAAATTTCTACAACTCCTTGAATGATGAACATGTAGATGAACAGGAATTTTtacgtgctcaaaaaatttgggaacatttcaacattaaaaatctaaaagagtTTACAATGttgtacaataaaattgatgtacTCTTGCTAGCagatgtgattgaaaatttcagaaaaactgcacttgaaatttacaagttAGATCCACTTTGGTATTATACTACCCCCGGATTTGCTTGGGATTGcatgttgaaaacaacaaaacaaaaattggaattgataaCTGATGTAAACATGTTGTACATGTTTGAAAATGCCAAGCGTGGTGGAATTTCCCAATGTTCAAATAGATATGAAAAAGCCAATCATAAGTAcatgggtgaaaaatttgataaaaataaagaatcaacaTTCATTCAGTATTTGGATGCAAATAATTTATATGGATGGGCTATGAGTAAACATTTACCATATGGAGGGTTTTGGTGGGCAAATCCAAACGATTTTACttacagtagaattttgaaaatgagagataACCAAAGCAAAGGATATctgtttgaagttgatttaagcTATCCAGAAACATTACATGATTATCATTCTGATCTACCTTATTGTgcagaaaatattattgatgaaaatagacttcctaaattattcacaacattatatgataagaagaaatatgttttacattatttgaatcTTAGACAGGCTCTTGAAGCaggtttgaaattggaaaaaattcacagagttattcaattcaaccaatcagattggatgaaagtatatattgataaaaatacaaagcatagacaaaatgcaaaaaatgaatttgaaaaagacttttttaaattgatgaataactCGGTGTTTGGTAGAACAATGATGAATGTGCGAAATCATGTggatataaaattgattagtgaaggtaaaaaatatacaaa GTTGAAGagagaatataaaaatgatgttaaacttttgtatactgatacagactcattaattttgtcaataaaaacgCCAGACTTTTACAGTGATATGAAAGGaatgattgatgaatttgacaCATCAGACTATCCTGAGAATAATATATATGGTATTCCTCAagttaataaaaaagttattggtaaattcaaagatgaaatgaaaggaaaaagtaTTGAAGAATTCATAGGGTTAGCTTCTAAATTGTACTCCATCAAAGTatttgaagaagatgaaaagaaaagagcaaaaggagtgaagaaacat GGCAGAAACCAAGTGATATTTCCCATTTAG